The Candidatus Zixiibacteriota bacterium genome segment CCTAGATAAGCCAAAGCCTGGCTATTCTTTCAATCCTGAGTGGGGTCTTGTAAACCCATATGGCCAAAAAACTCTATGGCGTGAAATGGATAGAGACATCGTGCGCACCGCTGTTGTTAAAGGGTTGGATCCGGACTATGAACAAAGACTTGAATCAATCTCTAAGGAAGCAAATGCTGAGTATGAAGAGAGTGTCGATAGTCTAGTCACGCTTGTCTCAGCACTGTCTGAGAATTCTCAAACAGAAATGCTAAAGGAAATTAAAGAAGAGATCAAAATGATCCAAGGCCCGCTATCCCAAAAGCAGATAATCACCAATTTGAGTCCTAAAAGGGATTTCATGACTAGAGATACAGCAGCATTTACTCAAGGAATCCGCATCCCGCCACACTCTGAAGTCGAGGCTAAATTTCTTTCGCTTGAGAGCCCGTTTGTAGGGCTGGGGGGAATAATAAGAGTTGCCAGGAAGCTGCATAAGTATATGGAAATGCAAGACTTGCTGGAGTTGGCTAATATTTCGCAAGGGAAACGCATATTTATCGGGCACGGACAATCGCCCCTTTGGCGTGAACTGCAAAACTTCATTCAAAATCGCCTTCATCTTGACTGGGACGAATTCAATAGAGAGCCTGCTGCCGGTTTGGCAACTACAGAGCGTCTCAGTTCTATGCTTAATGCAGCTGGTTTCGCGCTCTTGGTTTTAACGGCAGAAGATGTATTCCATGATAAAACTATTCGAGCAAGACAAAACGTGGTTCACGAGCTGGGATTATTTCAAGGAAAGCTTAACTTCCGTAAGGCAATCATCATTTTAGAAGATGGTTGTGAAGAATTTTCCAATATTACAGGATTGGTTCAAATTCGCTTTCCAAAAGGCAAAATTGAAGCTGCTTTTGATGATATTCGTCGTGTTTTAGAGCGAGAAAGGGTGATAAATTGATATGTGCTTAATCATTGCTTTGGCCGTGACTCCAAGGGGTGCGCCACCGGCCGCTGGATGGGCTACGGGACTGGTAATATAAAAGAATATGTCGAAACCGCAGGGGATTTCGACCTACAGGGGCTGTTCAAAGTCCCCTCTCGAGAGGGGATTCAGGGGTGTGTAGAGCAGTTTGGGTAACACACCCCGTCTTTGCCTGCGGCATATAAATGCCTCCGGCGGATCCACCCCTCTCAAGAGGGGATGAAGATGGATTCCCGATGACTCGGGAATGACATGAAGGGGAGAATTACAATATGTGGGTGGGAATGATTCAATGGGAAGTAAATGAAAGCGTTTGCCGCTTATTAATATCAGTGGCCGGGAACAGGCCCGCACCCCAAGAGGTGCGCCACCGGACTTTTTTATTTATACGGGCGGCAGGCGTTTTTATCTGCCCTTTATTGAAACCGGGTGATGTGATATTCAACTATAAGCCTTATATCATATTACGTGCCCGTCGGAGGCCATTCAAATGACAGAAACTGTCACAAGACATGATATTTCTGCAATTTATTCATAAAATATCGCTTTTTTTCTTGACAATTGGAAATTTTATCCGATACTTTTAAATGGGGTTGCTTGTCCGGTTTGGGATGGGCCGACTTCCATTCAATTAGACTATCGTCATCGACCCCTTTATCGTATCGCATCATCGCTAAAATGGAATCGCAATATCGGGTGGGTTTCAGGTTGTATCCGGGTAAAGGATTGAAGGTGCAATGCCGGATTTCTGATGATTTTAGAGAAACCAATTTCGATTCCTTTTGATCATAAAGGGAGGCGTCAACGATGGAATATGCCGTTGCCCTTAAAGGCCTGTTCAGAGTTTTCTACAACCCGGAGTCGGTATATTATGGACTAACCCGATCCAAAAGAATACTACCATATTTAATTACTCCCTATTCCATGCTTGCGGCCATTATATTGCTATGGCAATTCACGGGCGCCGAAGTAATTGCCCGCAATATTGCCTCCGGCAATTTTCTGCCACCGATTTATGAGGAAATCCGTCGGAAAAACGGAATTGAATTCCTTGTCTCGGCAATTAAACATAAAGAATTGATAATTGACGGCGGTTTAATACTACTCCGCCCCGTTGTTATATGTATGGTTGTATATTGCATTCTTGGAGCGGCTCAATTGAAATGCTCAATGTTCAGAATCCTGGGTATTTGTCTTTATGGTGAAATCATATACCGTTTGAGTATCCTGATAACCGGGATGGGCATTATCTTTGCTCGAAATTTCCTTTTTTCATTATCATTGTCCTTTCTGGCCGGAAAAAAAACATCTCCGGCGGAAATGCAATTCCTTTCAACGCTGAATCCCTTACTATTTTGGGAAATGATGGTGTTAAAGGAAGGTTTTAAGACGTACATTAATACGTCAAACAGGAATTCCTTTTGGCTGGCCTTTATGGCCGGTTATGCTCCATCTCTTTTTATGATAATCTTTAAATCATGGTATTAGCCCATAAATAACCGGAAGAGAACGATGAAAAAACTTATATGCATCCTGTTATTAATGCCGTTTTTATCCAATGCCCAGGTATATGACCCGCAGGCGACCGACCCGCCATCATCGTGCCGTTCTATTGACGACAATTCATGGCACCCCTTCAGGCCTGTACCCTTTGAAGGTTGCCGCGTCATTATAAATCATGATAATATCGGCGACAGGCTTTACATTCAGGTGGAATTAAGCAATCGCGGTTATACCTCGCGTATCTCCTGCCTTGACAGCACGGTCCGCGTAAATATCAACTGCGTGGCCGAGGATTGGGCCGCGCATGCCCAGGCTCCCGTTTATTTGCCGACAGAATTCGATCTATATGTTAATATAGAGGATTCTGATAGTGCGCGTTATCAAATAACATATGTAAATGACGAATTACTTATTGAAGCCATTGAAACAACCAAATCCATTAAGCTTGAGCCTGTAAGGAAAACGCCGAGGAGTTCCTGCTGGATTCAATTTAACGGTAACTGTCGTTCGTTAATACCGGACATTTTGACATCGCTCGGTAATAGTGGTCAGATTGAAGTTTTGGACACGGGATATTATCTTGATTTTCCTCTTGAGGTATTTATCGACAAAGATAAAAACTCGAACAAAACGCGGCATGGCACCATAATTTTTATCGCCCCGTCAGATCAAAACGGAATGAATTGTATTTCCACAATTCTGGATTGTTACCGGGATAAGATAATCGGCTACGGCCATCTGCCTTAGTTTGGGGGAATGGTGAAAATAAAATTCGAGATAATCTCGCTTTTCGATTATGCCTTGCGCATCGGGGGAATACTTTTTCTTGTGATAGTCTTCATCTTCGTTCTTTTATGGTATCACCCTGGAATTTTAGGCAAGATCTTACCGCGCCCCATAACATATCGGGCAGGCAATACCTTTACGACTATTCCTTGTGATTCATTAAACCTGGGGCGA includes the following:
- a CDS encoding nucleotide-binding protein, which codes for MNKKAATKRILNVISSSESIVQLNQSHFFKENRDILTENLNRISAAFSGSWLGYHANVYYENLDKPKPGYSFNPEWGLVNPYGQKTLWREMDRDIVRTAVVKGLDPDYEQRLESISKEANAEYEESVDSLVTLVSALSENSQTEMLKEIKEEIKMIQGPLSQKQIITNLSPKRDFMTRDTAAFTQGIRIPPHSEVEAKFLSLESPFVGLGGIIRVARKLHKYMEMQDLLELANISQGKRIFIGHGQSPLWRELQNFIQNRLHLDWDEFNREPAAGLATTERLSSMLNAAGFALLVLTAEDVFHDKTIRARQNVVHELGLFQGKLNFRKAIIILEDGCEEFSNITGLVQIRFPKGKIEAAFDDIRRVLERERVIN